The genomic interval TTTGCTGGACATTAAGGAGCTTTTAGTCACAACTTAGAATTCCACAGCTGCAGGAACATCTACATACAAACGGAAGGAAATTAGAAATCTGCTTGTGACGTGTGTGCAGTCTACAATGGTCTGTTTCAGGTCAGTTACTGGAATTGTCACTTTTCTGACAAAGTGGAGATTTGAAGTGAGGATACGTTCCAGCCTGTGTTTTCAGACCAAGGTAGAAGTGATGCGAGTCCTTGTAGCGGGCATTCATGCTGTGGATGACTCTCTGCCGGATGGCCAAAGTCCGTCGGTGCAGAACCCTTAGAGGAGTCTTCTGGTCCAGAGTCAGGTCCTAGCAACACAGAAAGTCGAAATTTATGGCTTCTTGATTGGCTGGGATTAGGTTCTCACCTTGCTAAAGGTGTAGTTTGGAATTTTAAAAGTCGGGTTCCGTTAAAGGCTTATAGGCAGTAAATATGCTACCTTCAGTAGGTAACTCTCTTAGTAGAAATCCAGATTAATCCATCTTGAAGACTGAGGCTAATGGCTAGCAGGAGAGGAGCCTAGACCAAAGTGGACTACCACCTTAAACCATCTCCTGTCTCAAAAACATTCTAGCTGTCATATTTGCATTGGACACAGAAGAAGATAGAAATGGAGGTGGTGCACCATCAGTCGTCTTCCTGAGAGAAACACGTACTGAGAACAGTCAGAATAACTATCTgatataaaagtaaaacaaagtaaaaagcaATGCTGATTTTTAACACTGCCTTAGTTTTCTGTGGAGGACTTGAATTTTGACATTCTATTCTCAGtacatgtttcacacaggaaaacTATTAGAGACGCACTGCCTCTTACCTCcattttacatgtaaaaataaTCTGTGTAGCCTAAATAACCACCCAATGTTAACATGACAGCAGTTTAATTGTTCATGAAACAGTGTCAGGATAAACTGCTACGACCTTTTCAAGACTGGAGTTATTTTTAAGATAGCAGTTTGGTCATGGGCTTCTCTGActagctggatttatactaaatacagaaagttatctactgcaggtaagatattatcTGCTAATAAACCTTTAACAGAACTTTAATCCAAAAATTCTGATTTGATGCTAGAGCCCTAACGGGTCAACAAGATGACTGAGGTTCTATTTAAAATTCCATTTATTCTACACTGTTTTAGTTAACATAGTTAACACAGTTATGAAAATAAGTGCATACAACAGGAAAACAGTGCGACAACTCATAACACTAATGTTCAACTGCATTAGTATGTCTCTCAGTTGTGCCATTCATATCTAACTTTAAGCATTATTTTACCACCTGGCTCCTTTACTCTTCTAATATTCTGTGAGAAGTGACAACATTTTGAAGCATTCATCGAatatgaaacataaaaatgcaGTCTTGGTGTGTTAAACCTAAAATTCTCACGCTGCATACAGCGGCCCCTCAACGAGCAGCGAAAGACCAACTGAGCTTAACTCACCTTGATGTCATTGATAAAGGTGATGTCTTCTTTCTCGATGGCCTTCTGAGTCCAGACGAGTGCCGTGTAGGtctttgtcttttcttcttctcccaCCTTCATTCGGTTCATGGCCTCTCTGCAGTTTACAACAAATAGAACACGGAATAGAGCACGGTTGTCTTTAATTCTCATACTATGAATGTTTAAAGTCCAGTATACAACCGTATCAATTAGCTCACCTGGTTACAATCTGCAGGTCTCTCACTCTGACTTTATCTGAGGACTCGTTTATTGTCTAAAAACAGATCAAACATGATGAAGTGAACACTGCATGCAGTTTTAGCAGCTTTTTAGAATTTTGAACAAGatgttaaatacagaaatcAAATATATGAAAGGTTAGGCAGTCCAAAGACACCAGTCTAATGTCAAAAACGATTTTCTATTTAAACTAAGTATCTTCAACATGGTGTAGGTGCAAGTTTATTACTTGTTAAAGgagattttaaatgcatttaaaattaaaagcatgggccaatgaaaacaaaaaaaacatttttcttagaAGTATTTAAATCAATAATAAAAGGAGAAATTTTCAAAATTAAGCATGCAAAAATGCAAAAGCAAACCTAAAGTAGAACAGTTAGGCAGTTAGTAACAACTGAAAGCATTCACACTGTGGAACCTGACATTATGTTTAGGAATTGCAATTTTATTGGTAGCTCGTGAAGGAAAGTGAACACTGTAatagtttgtttattattaaGTGATTTTCAACACTTTGGAACATGTGCAGATAAGCTGTAGCTTCTTAGAAAGGGTCATggttcaggggcatgtgttcaatgtgtcctggttgggggtggttCTGTGGAGAGATCCATGTTgtggttcattgggggtgggaggctcatggggttgagatcagaaatcattggggggttgggactgtttcatcctgggatggctctggttggcgggctcgtTTGAACCAGGTAGACCCATCTTTTGTGCGTGACCCCATTTCCAGAAAGGAACGGGGGTCGTTGGAGGCTGGTCAGAGCTGGGCGTCGGGGTCTGGGGTCACCCGGGTTCCAGCAGTGCCGGCATTTGTCTGGACTGGTGCTGGGGCAGTCTGCTTGTCTCCAACCCCgaaggaaggggaccacctcctggatccgggggctggttgcccctctggtTTATCGGTACCTGGACCTGAGAGTATAGAGTAtatatggggagtgtgagtgagtgtatgacgtccattgttgtttgtctttaagtTGGTCCTGGGCTGCTCCttgtcctggatcagcttaggcccccccaTCGAATGTgaggcctatttcctccccgccacactcccTAACAGTGGCTGGTGTATTTGTGGTTCTTGGTGTCTGGGGCTAAGTGCTGTGGTCTGTGCTGGCTCACTctcggtggctgcttgccagggcatGGATGGGCCCCTTGGCTCTGTCAGACCTCTGCTTGGCAGCTGCCAGCGGGTGGGCCCGTCGCTGCAaatccctggggcttctgcactgtggctgctggatGGTTCCCCAGGGGctgtcctctgctcttctctcagGGGGTTGTAGTTGTCCCGGTGGTGgtcctcctggggttcctgtgctcttgGGAGCCTTTGGACGTTTGTGGACCCCTGGGTTCTGTGAGGCCTCTGCTTGGAGAGTGATATGTCCCAGGGTCTCTGGTCTCtaggtccatggctggatctgctcgggggtagacggctgctggcggggcctatgggctcgttgctgcagctccctggggcttctgcactgtggctactggatggttcccctgggattctcccctgctcttctctggggggggtgGCGATAGTCCCGGCGGTGTTTCTCCTGGGgctcctgtgctctggggggcctctGTCTacggctcagatctcctccgtatgTGTGTCTCGGATcaaggggggcaggtctgtggctccttacactctctattgcatatttttatggagaaaccttatatataCAAGCGCGATCACACTTATCCCCCagatgtttagattcaggtgttaacagatacacagatgttccaCATTGAGtcgcagttaccactaaatacatcttgcattcattagcaTTGTGCACCTTTCGGTAACATTGCTGCtgttatgtttctgcaggtgtagaagcagtcttctagggtgttatcttgtattctcttcactcatttttctcttctattcttttctcctctccctttttgccccacctctctctttcttgcttcttttttccttttcgtttgcatctccgtgtccattgcagttgaaataatcccaaagcagtttctaatgaagtttttatttatttatatatacacacacacacacagtacagaccaaaagtttggacacaccttctcattcaaagagttttctttattttcatgactatgaatattgtagcttcacactgaaggcatcaaaactatgaattaacacatgtggaattatatactgaacaaaaacgtgtgaaacaactgaaaatatgtcttatattctaggttcttcaaagtagccaccttttgctttgattactgctccacacactcttggcattctgttgttgAGCTTccagaggtagtcacctgaaatggttttcacttcacaggtgtgaaagaacacaaggaatggacattagaccagtggaaatctgtgctttggtctgatgagtccaagtttgagatctttggttccaaccaccgtgtctttgtgcggtgcagaagaggtgaacggatggactctacatgcctggttcccactgtgaagcatggaggaggaggtgtgatggtgtgggggtgctttgctggtgacactgttggggatttattcaaaattgaaggcatactaaaccagcatggctaccacagcatcttgcagctgcatgctattccatccggtttgcgtttagttggaccatcatttatttttcaacaggacaatgaccccaaacacacctccaggctgtgtaagggctatttgaccaagaaggaaagtgatgggatgctgcgccagatgacctggcctccacagtcaccggacctgaacccaatcaagatggtttggggtgagctggaccgcagagtgaaggcaaaagggccaacaagtgctaagcatctctgagaactccttcaagactgttggaaaaccatttcaggtgactacctcttgaagctcatcaacagaatgccaagagtgtgaggagcagtaatcaaagcaaaaggtggttactttgaagaacctagaatataagacatattttcagttgtttcacacttttttcttcagtatataattccacatgtgttaattcatagttttgatgccttcagtgtgaagctacaatattcatagtcatgaaaataaagaaaactctttgaatgagaaggtgtgtccaaacttttggtatgTACTGTATGTGTCTAGTGGAGCATCATAgagttagccgtaatgctccacttgtgaaagtaaatctgttgggcttcttcttggcactcagacaacaattctgagtgccaCTCTGCTGAAAGGGAGacgttaaaaaaataaaaagatcacCACACAGTCACAATGACGGGCAGGTTGCGCATTTCCTCAAAGTAGTAtcagctacaacatttaatttccctttgggattattaaagtatttttgaattacatttgaattgaattaaagatCAGATGTAAAAGTGTCCCATTTTTCATACTTGCTGTTTCAATAGTATTATCTCACTCTGCATAATCTCGTGCGGGTAGAGGCCAACAGGCTGTCCTGTCcaccaaaaacagagaaagtAGCAACATTTTCTGTACAATTATTTGACATTGAGCACCTCCTGAAGCTGCTTCGTCTCCACTTTGCTGAACCGGGATCTATGTGGATTCAGCAGCTCCATGGCAAATGGACGTCCTGCcaaagaaaaagacaataaaatttAAAGAACTAAAAAAGCTTCCTGAAGGAATTTTGATGAGGCCTGCCAATTGGAGTTTACCAGCTAACACCATTGTTATTGCTCATTTAGTCCTTGCCTTCTGAATAATAATGGAAAGTTAAAGACAATCAAAAACTAACCGTGGCCCATCATAGATCAACATTGTTCTTTTGACTCAAGAGGAACTTTGAGCCAGCTTTCTTAATATATCCAATGAAGGAggaatacttttattttgtagctcacctgttagttttgttttgaaaggCCATTATAAACCCTCTATCATCACTGGTTTAGGTACATGAGGAATTCTCCTTTGCAGTAAAACGTGTGCAAaggttatttaattttgaaaacaaaaatgtctgtgaactttattttgaaaggccaGCATAATCCCCTTTTCCACACTGGTTGAGGTCAATGAGAATTATAGAACCCAGTCTTGTGACAATAAAACATATGTAAGACgtagagttttattttgaaaagttttttctgaactttattttgaaaggccaACAAATTCCCTTTATCACAACTGGATTAGTTCTGTTAGTAAAGTGAAACCTACTGTGGCAACCTAACCTACCTGTTAAATGTTGAGGTTTGTACTCTGAGGAGGATCTGGATAAAGAAGTTGAATTCAATCATTTATTGATTGATGGGGTAGGCCCATTAAGAACGTGTCATTGTGTCACGAATCATGGGAAACTAAGACATCTATTTCTGTTTCATTAGCAAGTTTCATCCAGGAGTACAGATCACCTGGATCTCACTTTAGTAGCCCAGCAGGAACACTCCAAAAACCTGAGCATTCATCACTGGTGTAATTTTGGGAGGGGGTTTCAGTTTGCTCAGGTGGAGCACAGGAGAGATCATTccatcaaacacagaaaacctTCAGGAATCTCACCATTTCCAAGAGTTCGGACATCCACGTCCTCTCTGCCCGAGGAGGAGAAATTAAATCCTGCCACAAAAAGAACAGTTTATTTTTCCAGCACACTGTTTTGTTTGAACTCTCCTGTGTTTCAGAAGTTGTTTAAACTAATGAGTGAATTAAACTCCACTCAGAGGACACGACTAGACATTTTACTGGCTAGGTTTCTCAGGGATGCTGCTGAAGTCATCACTCCCTTTGTCAAATTTATCATCAACCGGAGCATAACAGGTACAGCTCTGAGGGTgtttaagaaagaaaatgtgataACTTTATTGCAAAAAGGAAGCAAAACCGACTAGTAATCACAGATCAGTTTCAATTTTAAGTGATCTGTCTGAAGCTATGGAAATATGAATACAGGAACAGATCAATGATTCTATATTACGGAACAAGCTGTTATTTGATCAGGCCTGCATGGGTTATAATGATGTCACAAAAATAGGCTCCCTTGAGCCTATCTTAAAATGGGAACACAGACATTTAAGATGATTGTTACTTTATGACTCAAACAAACATCTTGAACACTGATCTTTGGCGACATTATCTGAGGGACTCACCGTCGGCTCTGAAGGCAGACAGGATCGGTGCTGCGATCAGTTCCTCCACAGACGACTCCATCCTCCTCTCTCCGTCGATCACCCAGGGAGTCTGAGGCAGGCTGCGGCAGAACTTGTTATACCTCCCTGAATGTGAGGGAACACCTGTTTTGTTCTCCAGAGTAGAAAATAAGCATGTCAAGAAGGTTCTTATCATCTAGCTTTACCTGCTATGAAGACAGACATGTGAAGACACTGGATGTCCCGAGGGGTGCAGCTGCTGCTCGGCTCTAATGGTGGACTAGGGTAATgtcttgaaaaataaaagaaacataataagCACAGATGTTTCACACAACGCTTCATAGAGAAGATTTATTACTTACTGTAAAAACCTAGCATCAGATATCTTTTCCAGAGCTTTGACCACAGCCATGCGAGTGAACACCGACTACAGACGAAGAGAAAAGCATGGTAGATGAAGAGGAACCAAGCAGTCCCTTTCAAGCCAAGTATATACAGAAACTGGACTCGGGTGGTCCAGGAGTTTACCTGTTTGTTCTTGGTGGGTTTGAAGCAGTCGGGACAGGATTTGGCTCTGGAGGACGGAGAGAACACAGCAAGCAGATCAGAATTCAGCCATCACAactattttgttttagaaactTCTGTGTAAGTTTGGGCTGAGACAAAGCAAAATGAACCCTTCTGAGACAAGTAGCTCTGCCTTGTCTCTTTGTGCTTGGGGAACATGAAGGATTTTGGAGCTACTTGAGGACTCACAGAAAGTGGCAGTCAGATTCCGTCTCTGGATGAGTGAACTCCACACCGACCTCAAACGGGctctgaaacaaaagaaaagctcAATGTGATCACAATAGAAAGTATTCTGCTCTTCATGCCAAATATTCTCTGCTTACTTTTTTCTCCTGTTAGTTTATGTAAACAGCCTCAGTGTCAAAACAGAAAATTTGGCAGAGCTCAAAATTCTAATGCAACAAACGTCAGGGCATTTTCAAGTTTAGGACTTCAACGTAACCACTTAAGTTTTGCTTTTGAGTTTGCCAGACTAACTCAACTAAAAGTTGTAGAGACCTGAAAGTTTAAGATGAATCCTTTGGCAGACCAAACTTTTGAGTCCTGAATTAACCCAACCCTTTTTTTCAGGGAGCAGTGTGCGGCACACAGCAGTGGCCCCTGGGAAGCATTCTCTGGTTAAGGGTCTTGTTCAGGGACCCGGAGTGATAGTCTGAGTTTTGAACCAGCTACTATTTCAACCTCTACAGAatgcaaatgccctgctctcttAACAGTTATGAATTCATGAGGCTGCGTTTTCCACGACTGGAAGTCCCCTACCTTGCTAACCACAGCCACGCTCCCAAGCTCTTTTGTGACCAGACCCTGCATGACCCACTTGAAGGCCTCCTTCACCTGGATGACATCATCTTTGTCAAGCACTAAGCCCTTCTCTCTGTAAGAACAAACCAGTCCTTTGACTGTCCAGGACTTCAAACTTTAAACACACTGACGTCAAAATGTTCAACACAACATAAATTCTTTTACCTGACTTCCTTCTTCACATGGAGCCAACAGGAGTGCTGTAGAGTCAAAAATACTACAATAACATCTGATCATTTTaggatggaagaaaaaaaaaaaagtgtctctGTATTACAGGTACTGACCTCTCGCACACAGAGCTGAGCCGGCAGAGAGACAGATAAGACCATGGTATCAAACTCGTAGTTTTGGGCCTTCACCGTCTCAGCAATCTATGAAAACATACCAGTACGCAGGCCAATCTGACAATtgctgacatttttaaaacctaataagtaaataaaatgaacaataaTAACAAATTATCTCTAAGCACACCTTTACTGCCTGATCTGGGCCACATAAATCCTGCAGGATTCCCAAACAAGCTACACACACATGTGACTCCACATTCCTCAGTGTGACCACGGCAGCAGAGCCTGGTTCTGACTGGACAGTCTGGGTGGGAACCAGCTTAGCTCTTTTACGGGGAGGGTCTTCAACAGTTTCAGACAGTGCTGCATCCTGGGACTTATTATGCTCATAAGTAGAGGTTTGGGACGTTGAATCCTGAACTATGTTGCTTTCCTTCTCCGTAATGAAAGCCTTAAGTTCTTCAAGGGTCTCCtgcataaaatgaaacaatcaACTACAGCAAGGATGAAATGTCATGTATTGTTGTTTTGGTTAGCTGGGTtggacacacaaacaaaaccaacaaGAATTGCCAAGGGAAGTAAGCTGAAAACAGCCATACATGCTGTGCTTGTCGATAAGCAGCCTGGATGGTCACGCAGCAGAATCTGAGGACACAGCGGGCACAGCAACCAGCTGACAACAGCTTCTGAATGATGGCTTTATCCTTCTCCTTCAGTGGCAGCATCGCTGTAGGCTGCAGGAGGGGAGGCACATTTATTAAGTTCATCTACCTCatcaaagcatagtcatgtgTGAGTCCAGAACTTAAtgcaactgagaatctgtggaaagacatGAAAATTGAAATTCTCcatttaatctgactgagctacagctattttgcaaagatcaGGAAAATTTCACTCCAGGCCTTtgtgtccttttccttccacttcacaattattgcATTACTTTGAGTTAGTTTACTGTATAACATCCAACAttatacactgaagtttgaagGTTGTAACATGACCAAAGTTAGAGATACtttatatattaataaataacatgaAAGTGGTGAGACGTTAGCATTTTCCATTTTTACCTATTTTAATTGCGTCCTTGTATAACACAGCAGCGTCTAAATGTGTTTACATCATTCCTGCAAAAGGTAAAAGGGTAGATTTATTCTGAACAGATCACATAGGTCTGCAAGATCTGATTTGAGGATGTGCTATAAGAGGCCGAACACGTTTAAAACTCTGATGATTAGCTAACAGTTAGCTTTGGAAATTCATATTTCTAAAACCTGGACCACATACTCGATAGAAAACTCACAACAAAACCCTGAAATGATCCTACCTCAAACAGAGTTTATTTTAGAGACGTgaataaaaagaaaccaaacagcGTTTAGTTTTCAGTGAAGCGATTTCTGCATGTCTGCCCCCTGCAGGCAAAACTAATCAAGCTAGATAAGCACCAGGAGGGCCTATCTGTCTTTATAAAACGCTgtcatttactttttaaacGCATTTTGATTTTTAAGTATATTCACGTGAAACAGATGTGTGAGTAAAATCATAtaactacaaaaaaaatattatttcaaactATTTCTCGACACGTGCTGCCTGAAACGTCATCTGCATGCGCCGGGGAGTTGACAGCCGGGTCCTTCTTCTCTCTGCAGCAGTCGGTGGCTCTGGAAGTTTCTGACGGGGACCGGGGAACACGCCTTAATCTAAGTCCATCCGAGGCCGAACCGCTCGGTTTCAGCCACGGGCCCTCATCCATTGCTCCCTAAAATcctccattaacatttaccatCGTATATAAAAAGCAAATGCCCGCAGCCATGGCGGTACCGAAAACGTCAAGCGGAGGCAACAACAAAGGAGGGGCGTATGTGGACCGCGACAAGCCGGCCCAGATCCGCTACAGCAACATTTCTGCTGCCAAAGGTAGGCTGAAATGCTAAACATGTGTTTGGACCTGCTGGTAATGTTCGGATCATGCCTCAGCTCTGCTCGGTTAGGATGGGCCGGACTAGGCACCGTTATTTTCGGTCAAACAGAAGCTTCCTCCGGGCCTGAAATAGAAGTTCTCCATGTTGAA from Girardinichthys multiradiatus isolate DD_20200921_A chromosome 5, DD_fGirMul_XY1, whole genome shotgun sequence carries:
- the pus10 gene encoding putative tRNA pseudouridine synthase Pus10, whose amino-acid sequence is MLPLKEKDKAIIQKLLSAGCCARCVLRFCCVTIQAAYRQAQHETLEELKAFITEKESNIVQDSTSQTSTYEHNKSQDAALSETVEDPPRKRAKLVPTQTVQSEPGSAAVVTLRNVESHVCVACLGILQDLCGPDQAVKIAETVKAQNYEFDTMVLSVSLPAQLCVREHSCWLHVKKEVREKGLVLDKDDVIQVKEAFKWVMQGLVTKELGSVAVVSKSPFEVGVEFTHPETESDCHFLAKSCPDCFKPTKNKQSVFTRMAVVKALEKISDARFLQHYPSPPLEPSSSCTPRDIQCLHMSVFIAGRYNKFCRSLPQTPWVIDGERRMESSVEELIAAPILSAFRADGFNFSSSGREDVDVRTLGNGRPFAMELLNPHRSRFSKVETKQLQETINESSDKVRVRDLQIVTREAMNRMKVGEEEKTKTYTALVWTQKAIEKEDITFINDIKDLTLDQKTPLRVLHRRTLAIRQRVIHSMNARYKDSHHFYLGLKTQAGTYIKEFVHGDFGRTKPNLCQLLKTDADILELDVESVDVDWPPPIPE